The following coding sequences lie in one Anticarsia gemmatalis isolate Benzon Research Colony breed Stoneville strain chromosome 16, ilAntGemm2 primary, whole genome shotgun sequence genomic window:
- the LOC142979258 gene encoding collagenase-like → MKTLLIVFALAALALAYEPIENNYHENVGIPEAARIMQAEQAMDFDGSRIVGGSAANAGAHPHLGGLVITLTSGATSVCGSSLLTNTRSVTAAHCWRDQRNQARQFVVVHGSNRLFSGGVRTTTSSVSVHGSYNVVNLNNDVAIINHNWVGYNNVIRNIALASGSANYAGTWAHAAGFGRTGDGSGGAITNNQAKRQVRLQVITNAVCQQTYGSNNVIASTLCTSGAGGVSTCGGDSGGPLATSPTGGILIGITSFGSPRGCQVGLPAGFARVTSFNAWIRARL, encoded by the exons ATGAAGACCCTGTTGATCGTGTTCGCACTCGCGGCGCTGGCGCTGGCCTATGAGCCGATAGAGAACAATTACCACGAGAATGTGGGCATCCCGGAGGCGGCACGCATCATGCAAGCGGAGCAGGCGATGGACTTTGACGGCAGCAGGATTGTCGGCGGCTCCGCGGCAAATGCTGGTGCCCACCCTCATCTG GGAGGACTGGTGATCACGTTGACCAGCGGCGCCACCTCTGTGTGCGGCTCCTCTCTGCTGACCAACACACGCTCCGTGACCGCTGCCCACTGCTGGAGGGACCAACGCAACCAGGCGCGTCAATTCGTCGTGGTCCACGGTTCAAACCGTCTGTTCTCCGGCGGAGTGCGCACCACTACCTCCAGCGTCTCCGTACACGGCAGCTATAACGTGGTTAACCTCAACAATGATGTCGCCATCATCAACCACAACTGGGTTGGCTACAACA ACGTGATCCGTAATATCGCTCTGGCCAGCGGCAGCGCCAACTACGCAGGCACATGGGCGCACGCCGCCGGCTTCGGTAGAACCGGAGATG GATCTGGGGGTGCAATCACTAACAACCAAGCCAAGAGGCAAGTGAGGCTGCAAGTGATCACCAACGCCGTGTGCCAGCAGACCTACGGCAGCAACAATGTGATCGCGTCCACCCTGTGTACCAGCGGCGCTGGTGGAGTCAGCACCTGCGGCGGAGACTCAGGTGGTCCACTCGCCACCTCTCCCACCGGTGGTATTTTG ATTGGTATCACGTCTTTCGGCTCGCCGCGCGGGTGCCAGGTCGGTCTGCCGGCAGGGTTCGCTCGAGTGACGTCATTCAACGCCTGGATCCGCGCCAGACTGTAA